In Populus alba chromosome 1, ASM523922v2, whole genome shotgun sequence, a single window of DNA contains:
- the LOC118033881 gene encoding late embryogenesis abundant protein At1g64065, giving the protein MAETEQAKPFAPAAFRIRSVEEEDAPTLSKTHRRNCIKCCGCITAILLILATTIVVLVLTVFQVDDPVIKMNKVSVQRLELANGTLRTDVNVTLLADVSVKNPNAAAFKFNNGTTTVYCGGVMVGEATTPPGKAKARRTLHMNVTVDLIPNRLSGVPNLTSDIVSVGKLTMSSNTVIRGKVRILQIIKKYLVVRVNCTMTYNFTSQAIQGAFMLYVH; this is encoded by the exons ATGGCAGAGACAGAGCAGGCCAAGCCCTTTGCTCCGGCAGCATTCCGAATCCGCAGCGTTGAAGAAGAAGACGCGCCTACGCTATCGAAAACTCACCGGAGAAATTGCATAAAGTGCTGTGGCTGCATCACTGCCATTTTATTAATCCTTGCTACGACCATTGTAGTTTTAGTCCTCACAGTTTTTCAAGTCGACGATCCTGTGATCAAGATGAACAAGGTATCGGTGCAGCGGCTAGAGCTTGCTAATGGGACTCTTcggactgatgtgaacgttaCACTTCTAGCTGATGTCTCCGTCAAAAATCCCAATGCAGCCGCATTCAAATTCAACAACGGTACAACTACTGTTTACTGCGGTGGCGTGATGGTGGGTGAGGCTACTACTCCGCCAGGCAAGGCCAAGGCGAGACGGACGCTACATATGAACGTCACGGTAGATTTAATTCCTAACAGATTATCGGGCGTTCCAAACTTGACGAGTGACATAGTGTCGGTAGGGAAATTGACCATGAGCAGCAATACAGTAATTCGTGGCAAGGTGAGGATACTccaaattattaagaaataccTTGTGGTGAGAGTAAACTGCACCATGacatataattttacaagtcaGGCGATTCAAGGAG cttttatgctatacgttcaTTGA
- the LOC118033758 gene encoding late embryogenesis abundant protein At1g64065 gives MSDSNQIVPLAPANSYQRSDEEYATIQHKALRQKRSGKCFFYSLALIVILSAIILVFAIIVTPRTPRVKLSSVAVEHLSYGNNPVPSFNMTLAAEVSVKNSNFVRFKFENTRSSALYKGMVVGEAKLRSGRVGARKTRRMNVVVKIRSSGSLSVAKNISSDINSGMLKMNSYAKLKGDVRLFGIVKNRTAVMSCGMNLNLTSRSIQDLECN, from the coding sequence ATGTCCGACAGCAATCAGATAGTTCCATTAGCACCAGCTAATTCTTACCAGAGAAGCGACGAAGAGTATGCCACGATCCAACACAAAGCGCTACGGCAAAAAAGAAGtggcaaatgttttttttattctcttgctTTGATTGTCATCCTGAGTGCAATCATCCTAGTTTTTGCAATAATTGTGACGCCAAGAACACCGCGTGTTAAATTAAGCTCGGTTGCCGTCGAACATCTAAGTTACGGTAACAATCCAGTCCCTTCATTCAACATGACACTAGCAGCCGAGGTGAGTGTCAAGAACTCAAACTTTGTTCGCTTCAAATTTGAGAATACTAGGTCTAGTGCTCTGTACAAGGGCATGGTAGTCGGTGAAGCAAAACTGAGGAGCGGGCGGGTTGGAGCTAGAAAAACAAGGAGGATGAATGTTGTCGTGAAAATCAGGTCATCAGGCAGTCTGTCCGTAGCTAAGAACATAAGTAGTGATATTAATTCTGGGATGTTGAAGATGAACAGCTATGCCAAGTTGAAAGGAGACGTCCGTTTGTTTGGAATTGTGAAGAACAGGACTGCAGTAATGAGTTGTGGAATGAATCTTAATTTGACTAGCCGTTCAATCCAAGATTTGGAATGCAACTAG
- the LOC118033757 gene encoding respiratory burst oxidase homolog protein A yields MRASLPKHERRWASDTLPGNATMSTGTSPGNESDEEFVEVTLDLQGDDTIVLRSVEPATSTVINIDDVSFTTGGSVSAGAVTPVSRSPTIRRSSSNKLLQFSQELKAEAVAKARQFSHELKAELRRFSWSHGQAARFLSASGNNGGGGFESALAARALRKQRAQLDRTRSGAHKALRGLRFISKNSKKTNGVDAWSEVQSNFEKLADDGYLNRADFAQCIGMKDSKEFALELFDALGRRRRLKADKICGDELYEFWSQITDQSFDSRLQIFFDMVDKNEDGRITEEEVKEIIMLSASANKLSRLKEQAEEYAALIMEELDPERFGYIELWQLETLLLQKDTYLNYSQALSYTSQALSQNLQGLRKRSPIRRVSKQCVYFFQENWRRIWVLTLWVVIMIGLFTWKFFQYKQKNAFHVMGYCLLTAKGAAETLKFNMALILLPVCRNTITWLRSTRLGPLVPFDDNINFHKTIAAAIVIGVILHAGNHLVCDFPRLINSSDEQYRAYLSDDFGENKPSYAKLARGAEGVTGILMVISMAIAFTLATRWFRRSLIKFPKPFDRLTGYNAFWYSHHLFVIVYVLLIVHGVFLYLVHRWYEKTTWMYLSVPVLLYAGERALRFFRSGFYTVRLLKVAIYPGNVLTLQMSKPPQFRYKSGQYMFVQCPAVSLFEWHPFSITSAPGDDYLSVHIRQLGDWTQELRRVFSEACERPVAGKSGLLRADETTTKSLPKLLIDAPYGAPAQDYRKYDVLLLVGLGIGATPFISILKDLLNNIVKMEEQADSVLDISRTSDLSIGSSDTSTSNKVSPKRKKAVRTTNAYFYWVTREQSSFDWFKGVMNEVAELDQRGVIEMHNYLTSVYEEGDARSTLITMVQALNHAKNGVDIVSGTRVRTHFARPNWKKVLSKLCSKHCNARIGVFYCGAPVLAKELGKLCYDFNQKSSTKFEFHKEHF; encoded by the exons ATGAGAGCTTCATTGCCTAAACACGAGCGGAGATGGGCCTCGGACACGCTTCCCGGCAATGCAACGATGAGCACAGGAACATCGCCGGGAAATGAGTCCGACGAGGAGTTTGTTGAGGTGACACTTGATTTACAAGGTGATGACACGATTGTGCTTCGTAGTGTTGAGCCAGCAACATCAACGGTTATCAACATCGATGATGTTTCTTTCACTACTGGTGGTTCTGTGTCTGCCGGAGCTGTAACTCCGGTGTCGAGATCGCCGACGATCAGGCGGAGTTCGTCGAATAAGTTATTGCAATTTTCTCAGGAGTTAAAAGCTGAAGCTGTAGCGAAAGCTAGGCAATTTTCGCATGAGTTGAAAGCTGAGTTAAGGAGGTTTTCTTGGAGTCATGGACAGGCAGCTCGGTTTTTATCAGCCTCGGGAAATAATGGCGGTGGTGGTTTTGAGTCAGCTTTAGCCGCCCGTGCTTTGAGAAAGCAGCGAGCGCAGCTGGACCGGACTCGGTCTGGTGCTCACAAAGCCTTGCGTGGATTGAGATTTATAAGTAAGAACAGTAAAAAAACTAATGGCGTTGATGCATGGAGTGAAGTTCAAAGCAATTTTGAAAAACTTGCTGACGATGGCTATCTTAACCGGGCCGATTTTGCACAATGCATAG gaATGAAAGATTCGAAGGAGTTTGCTTTGGAGCTTTTTGATGCATtgggaaggagaagaagattgAAAGCGGACAAGATTTGTGGAGATGAGCTTTACGAGTTTTGGTCACAAATTACCGATCAAAGCTTTGATTCTCGACTCCAGATCTTCTTCGATAT GGTGGACAAGAACGAAGACGGTAGAATCACTGAAGAAGAGGTCAAAGAG ATTATCATGCTAAGTGCTTCTGCAAATAAGTTATCAAGATTAAAAGAACAAGCAGAGGAATACGCAGCTTTGATCATGGAAGAGTTGGACCCAGAAAGATTTGGCTACATCGAG CTCTGGCAGCTAGAAACGCTCCTTCTACAAAAGGACACGTATCTGAACTACAGCCAAGCTCTGAGCTACACAAGCCAAGCCTTGAGCCAAAATCTCCAAGGGCTAAGAAAGAGGAGCCCAATAAGGAGAGTGAGCAAGCAATGTGTATACTTTTTTCAAGAGAATTGGAGAAGAATTTGGGTTTTGACATTATGGGTTGTGATAATGATAGGGCTGTTCACATGGAAATTCTTTCAATACAAGCAAAAGAATGCTTTTCATGTAATGGGTTATTGTCTCCTAACAGCCAAAGGAGCAGCAGAGACATTGAAGTTCAACATGGCTCTAATTCTCTTGCCTGTCTGTAGAAATACCATCACTTGGCTGAGGTCCACGAGGTTGGGTCCCTTGGTGCCTTTTGACGACAATATCAACTTTCACAAG ACCATAGCAGCAGCAATTGTAATTGGTGTGATTCTCCATGCTGGAAACCATCTAGTCTGTGATTTTCCAAGGCTTATAAATTCATCTGATGAGCAATATAGAGCCTACCTGAGTGATGACTTTGGTGAAAACAAACCTTCATATGCAAAACTGGCTAGAGGGGCTGAAGGTGTGACTGGAATCTTAATGGTGATCAGCATGGCCATTGCTTTTACACTTGCAACAAGATGGTTCAGGAGGAGCCTCATTAAGTTCCCAAAACCCTTTGACAGGCTTACTGGATACAATGCATTCTGGTATTCGCACCACTTGTTCGTCATCGTCTACGTCCTGCTCATCGTCCATGGCGTATTCCTGTATCTGGTGCATAGATGGTACGAAAAGACG ACATGGATGTATCTTTCTGTTCCAGTTTTACTATATGCCGGAGAAAGGGCGCTGAGGTTTTTCCGTTCTGGCTTCTATACTGTCAGGCTTCTCAAG GTTGCAATTTATCCTGGAAATGTTCTCACATTGCAAATGTCTAAGCCTCCCCAATTCCGGTACAAGAGTGGACAGTACATGTTTGTCCAGTGCCCTGCTGTTTCTCTATTTGAGTG GCATCCATTTTCAATTACCTCCGCACCTGGTGATGACTACCTCAGTGTTCACATCCGGCAGCTAGGTGACTGGACTCAAGAACTAAGAAGAGTGTTCTCTGAAGCCTGTGAACGTCCTGTAGCCGGTAAGAGTGGACTTCTCAGGGCtgatgaaacaacaacaaaaag CTTGCCAAAGCTCTTGATAGATGCGCCTTATGGTGCACCGGCACAAGATTACCGTAAATATGATGTGTTGTTACTTGTTGGTCTGGGAATTGGAGCAACACCTTTCATCAGCATTCTCAAAGATCTGCTTAATAACATTGTCAAAATGGAGGAGCAGGCA GATTCGGTCTTGGATATCAGTAGGACATCAGACCTGAGCATTGGAAGCAGCGATACATCAACCTCTAACAAAGTTTCACCAAAGCGTAAGAAGGCTGTAAGGACCACCAACGCTTATTTCTATTGGGTAACAAGGGAGCAAAGTTCTTTTGATTGGTTCAAAGGAGTCATGAATGAAGTTGCAGAGCTTGATCAAAGG GGTGTGATTGAGATGCATAATTACTTGACCAGTGTGTATGAGGAAGGCGATGCTCGATCAACCCTCATTACCATGGTCCAAGCCTTAAACCATGCGAAAAACGGTGTGGACATTGTCTCTGGCACCAGG GTGCGAACGCATTTTGCAAGGCCTAATTGGAAGAAGGTTCTTTCCAAATTATGTTCCAAGCACTGTAATGCAAGGATAG GTGTGTTTTACTGCGGAGCACCTGTCTTGGCTAAAGAACTAGGCAAGCTCTGCTATGATTTCAATCAAAAAAGCTCCACAAAGTTCGAGTTCCACAAGGAGCATTTCTAA